Proteins encoded within one genomic window of uncultured Fusobacterium sp.:
- the nifJ gene encoding pyruvate:ferredoxin (flavodoxin) oxidoreductase, whose product MVKKMQTMDGNQAAAYASYAFTEVAGIYPITPSSPMAEYTDEWASKGMKNIFGVPVKVVEMQSEAGAAGTVHGSLQAGALTTTYTASQGLLLKIPNMYKIAGELLPGVIHVSARALSAQALSIFGDHQDIYAARQTGFAMLATNSVQEVMDLAGVAHLAAIKTRVPFLHFFDGFRTSHEIQKVEVMDYEVFKNLIDMDAVQAFRDRALNPEHPVTRGTAENDDVYFQTREAQNKFYDAVPDVVAHYMAEISKVTGRDYKPFNYYGAPDAERIIVAMGSICPISEETIDYLNAKGEKVGILSVHLYRPFSAKYFFDVFPSTVKKIAVLDRTKEPGSQGEPLLLDIQSLFYGRENAPVIVGGRYGLSSKDTTPAHVIAVFDNLKLDQPKDRFTVGIVDDVTFTSLEVGAPVTVTGDDVKECLFFGLGADGTVGANKNSIKIIGDKTDLYAQGYFAYDSKKSGGVTRSHLRFGKSPIKASYLISNPHFVACSVPAYLHQYDMTSGIRKGGSFLINCIWTAEEAVKEIPNKVKRDLAKNGARLFIINATKLAEEIGLGQRTNTIMQAAFFKLADIIPFEEAQQYMKDYAKKSYAKKGDDIVQMNYNAIDKGAEGLVEVPVDPAWADLPVEELKPAEECCSCGCHEKSKTELFVEKIARPINAIKGYDLPVSTFNGYEDGTFENGTSAFEKRGIAVHVPEWKAENCIQCNQCSYVCPHAVIRPFLMTEEEKAASPVELTTIKPVGKGLEGFQYRMQVSTLDCTGCGSCANVCPAKEKALVMVTIGESLEKQEDKKAAYLFNHVEYRSNLMAKDTVKGSQFSQPLFEFHGACPGCGETPYLKTITQLFGERMMIANATGCSSIYSGSAPATPYTTNKDGHGPSWGSSLFEDNAEYGMGMHVAVETMRDRLQNIMEENMDKVPAEVADLFKEWIENRSFAAKSREVSDKIIAALEGKDCEVCKEILSLKQYLAKKSQWIFGGDGWAYDIGYGGVDHVLASKEDVNVVVLDTEVYSNTGGQASKSTPTGAIAKFAAAGKSVKKKDLAAIAMSYGHIYVAQVCMGANQQQYLKALKEAEAYNGPSLIIAYAPCINHGLKKGMSKVQNEMKMATECGYWPIFRYNPALEAEGKNPLQIDCKEPNWDKYEEYLLGEVRYATLSKANPAEAKALYERNKAEAQRRWRQYNRLAAMDFSAEKK is encoded by the coding sequence ATGGTTAAAAAAATGCAGACAATGGATGGAAACCAAGCAGCAGCATACGCTTCATATGCGTTTACTGAAGTAGCAGGAATTTATCCTATCACTCCATCATCACCAATGGCTGAGTATACAGATGAATGGGCTTCAAAAGGAATGAAAAACATATTTGGAGTACCAGTAAAAGTTGTAGAAATGCAATCAGAAGCTGGAGCAGCAGGAACTGTACACGGATCTTTACAAGCAGGAGCACTAACAACAACTTATACAGCTTCACAAGGATTATTACTAAAAATACCTAACATGTACAAAATAGCAGGGGAATTATTACCAGGAGTAATTCACGTATCAGCAAGAGCATTATCAGCTCAAGCATTATCTATCTTCGGAGACCACCAAGATATTTATGCTGCTAGACAAACTGGATTTGCTATGTTAGCAACTAACTCAGTTCAAGAAGTTATGGACCTTGCAGGAGTAGCTCACTTAGCAGCTATCAAAACAAGAGTACCTTTCTTACACTTCTTTGATGGATTCAGAACTTCTCACGAAATTCAAAAAGTAGAAGTAATGGATTATGAAGTATTCAAAAACTTAATAGATATGGATGCTGTACAAGCTTTCAGAGACAGAGCTCTTAACCCTGAGCACCCAGTAACAAGAGGAACTGCAGAAAACGATGACGTTTACTTCCAAACAAGAGAAGCTCAAAACAAATTCTATGATGCAGTACCTGATGTAGTAGCTCACTATATGGCAGAAATCTCTAAAGTAACTGGAAGAGATTACAAACCTTTCAACTACTATGGAGCACCAGATGCTGAAAGAATCATCGTAGCTATGGGATCAATTTGTCCTATATCAGAAGAAACAATTGATTACTTAAATGCTAAAGGAGAAAAAGTAGGAATCTTATCTGTACACTTATACAGACCATTCTCTGCTAAATACTTCTTTGATGTATTCCCATCAACAGTTAAGAAAATCGCAGTTCTTGACAGAACTAAAGAGCCTGGATCACAAGGAGAACCATTATTACTTGACATTCAATCTCTATTCTATGGAAGAGAAAATGCTCCAGTAATCGTAGGAGGAAGATACGGACTATCTTCTAAAGATACTACTCCAGCTCATGTAATAGCTGTATTTGATAACTTAAAATTAGACCAACCAAAAGATAGATTCACAGTAGGAATCGTAGATGACGTTACTTTCACATCTCTAGAAGTAGGAGCACCTGTAACTGTAACTGGTGACGACGTAAAAGAGTGTCTATTCTTCGGATTAGGAGCTGACGGAACAGTTGGAGCTAACAAAAACTCTATAAAAATTATCGGAGACAAAACAGATTTATATGCTCAAGGATATTTCGCATATGACTCTAAAAAATCAGGAGGAGTTACTAGATCTCACTTAAGATTCGGAAAATCTCCTATTAAAGCAAGCTACTTAATTTCTAACCCACATTTCGTAGCATGTTCAGTACCAGCTTACTTACATCAATATGATATGACTTCAGGAATCAGAAAAGGTGGATCATTCTTAATCAACTGTATCTGGACTGCTGAAGAAGCTGTAAAAGAAATTCCTAACAAAGTTAAGAGAGACTTAGCTAAAAACGGAGCAAGATTATTCATAATCAACGCTACTAAATTAGCTGAAGAAATCGGATTAGGACAAAGAACAAATACAATAATGCAAGCTGCTTTCTTTAAACTAGCTGACATTATTCCATTTGAAGAAGCTCAACAATACATGAAAGATTATGCTAAAAAATCTTATGCTAAAAAAGGTGACGATATAGTTCAAATGAACTATAACGCAATAGATAAAGGAGCAGAAGGATTAGTAGAAGTACCAGTAGATCCAGCTTGGGCTGATTTACCAGTAGAAGAATTAAAACCAGCTGAAGAATGCTGCTCTTGTGGATGCCACGAAAAATCAAAAACTGAGTTATTCGTAGAAAAAATTGCTAGACCAATCAACGCAATTAAAGGATACGATTTACCAGTTTCTACATTCAATGGATATGAAGATGGAACATTTGAAAACGGAACTTCTGCTTTTGAAAAGAGAGGAATTGCAGTTCACGTTCCTGAATGGAAAGCTGAAAACTGTATCCAATGTAACCAATGTTCATATGTATGTCCACATGCAGTAATCAGACCATTCTTAATGACTGAAGAAGAAAAAGCTGCATCTCCAGTTGAATTAACAACTATTAAACCAGTTGGAAAAGGATTAGAAGGATTCCAATACAGAATGCAAGTTTCAACTTTAGACTGTACAGGATGTGGATCATGTGCTAACGTATGTCCAGCTAAAGAAAAAGCATTAGTAATGGTAACTATAGGAGAATCTTTAGAGAAACAAGAAGATAAGAAAGCTGCTTACTTATTCAACCATGTTGAATACAGAAGTAACTTAATGGCTAAAGATACTGTAAAAGGATCTCAATTCTCTCAACCATTATTCGAATTCCACGGAGCATGTCCAGGATGTGGAGAAACTCCATACTTAAAAACTATAACTCAATTATTTGGAGAAAGAATGATGATAGCTAACGCTACTGGATGTTCTTCAATATACAGTGGATCTGCACCAGCTACTCCATATACAACTAACAAAGATGGACATGGACCATCATGGGGATCATCTCTATTCGAAGACAACGCTGAGTACGGAATGGGAATGCACGTTGCTGTAGAAACTATGAGAGATAGACTTCAAAATATAATGGAAGAAAATATGGATAAAGTTCCAGCAGAAGTTGCTGACTTATTCAAAGAATGGATAGAAAATAGATCATTTGCTGCTAAATCAAGAGAAGTATCTGATAAGATAATCGCTGCTTTAGAAGGAAAAGATTGTGAAGTATGTAAAGAAATCTTAAGCTTAAAACAATACTTAGCTAAGAAATCTCAATGGATCTTCGGAGGAGACGGATGGGCATATGACATCGGTTATGGTGGAGTTGACCACGTTCTAGCTTCTAAAGAAGACGTTAACGTAGTAGTTCTAGATACAGAAGTTTACTCAAATACTGGAGGACAAGCTTCTAAATCAACACCTACAGGAGCAATTGCAAAATTCGCAGCTGCAGGAAAATCAGTTAAGAAAAAAGACCTTGCTGCAATAGCTATGTCTTATGGACACATCTATGTAGCTCAAGTATGTATGGGTGCAAACCAACAACAATACTTAAAAGCTTTAAAAGAAGCTGAAGCTTATAACGGACCATCTTTAATCATTGCATACGCTCCATGTATCAACCACGGATTAAAGAAAGGAATGTCTAAAGTTCAAAACGAAATGAAGATGGCTACTGAATGTGGATACTGGCCAATATTCAGATATAACCCTGCATTAGAAGCAGAAGGTAAAAACCCACTTCAAATCGATTGTAAAGAACCTAACTGGGATAAATATGAAGAGTACTTATTAGGAGAAGTAAGATATGCTACTCTATCTAAAGCTAACCCAGCTGAGGCTAAAGCTCTTTACGAAAGAAACAAAGCAGAAGCTCAAAGAAGATGGAGACAATACAACAGACTTGCTGCTATGGACTTCTCTGCTGAGAAAAAATAA